ATATCGTGATTACTATCAACACAAAGGATACGCGAAAAATTGGGAAAGCAGTTTTAAATGTTTGTAATCGAACCGGGGAAGTTGACGAAAATGCATTTTATAAAGAACTTGGCGCCTTTATTCAACCATATTTTTCAACCGGCCTTGGCAATATTGATTTCGTGAAAATGCTATACCAAATTGTCCAGCTATGTAAGAAAAACCACCTTCAAATGAGGGGAGAGGTAACGATGCTAATTAAGGCATTTGGAACTCTTGAAAGCTCGGTTGCTAAACTTGATCCTGAAATATCAATGCTTGAGGTTGCCCAATCGTTTGGCCGGCGTTATTTAAAACGAAACTTTAATTGGCGTTCTACCCTTGATAATAACCTAGTCAATTTTTTCCTTGCTAGCAAAGCAATGGGGAAGATGCCAGAAAGAATTAATGAATTGATCGATACATTTGTAAGTGGGGATGCCAAAGTTGATCTACGGTATAAAAATGAGCAACGAGTGCTAAAGCAGATAGAACGGTTAATGAACCGTTTCATGATTGCAATTATTTTAGCAGCAGTCATCTTAGGATCATCATTATTAGTCCAGGGAACACCAGCTGATTCACATATCTATCGTTTAGGAGTATCTGGCTATATTATTGCAATCATAATTATTATTCTTTTAGTTGTTACGGAGATTATCCATCGATGGCGAAATTGGCGAAGGAAACGATGAATGAATGGTTTATGGGATTCATATTGGTTTAAATTAATTATCATTATTTTAATTCTGCTGTTAGCTGCTTTATTTACACTGCTGGAGTATTCAGTTGTTAAAGTGCGGCCTAGTGAGTTAAAGGAGCTCCGGCAAACGCGAAAAGTCAAACGCGCGGAACACATGGTAGCAAATCTTAATGAGTACCTATCAACAGCTCAAGTCGGTGTTACGATGACTTCTTTAGTTTTAGGTTGGTTAGGTGATGAATTTATCACAGATCTATTGCTAAAGATTAATATTATTCCGCACGATGTTCTTCAAGCGATTGCACCAGTTATCGGTGTTTTAATTTTTACATTCTTCCACGCGGTATTTACTGACTTAGTTCCGAAAAATATGGCGATTGATCGACCGGTACCAATTCTCTTATCAATTGTTCACCCGGTACAATTCTTCCATACTGTTTTTTATCCCTTCGTTTGGTTATTTGCGGTAGTCGCTGCGGCAATTACGAAAATGTTAGGATACAATGTTCAGCCAGAAGAAGACACATATTCACAAAATGAAATTATGACCTTATCCCAACAATCGGAAAAAGCTGGGGAAATGGATAAAGAAGACGTTATTTTCATGCAACGGGCTTTTGAAATGAATGATAAAGTTGCTGAGGATATTATGATTGATCGGACACAGTTAGCGGTTATTGATATTACGGCTTCAATTGAAGATGCAGCCAAACTTTATTTCGAAAAGAAATTCACGCGTTTCCCAGTTGTTGCTAATAATGACAAAGACCACATTCTTGGTTATATTTTTGCATATGATATTATGCGGCAAAACCAAATCAATCCGCAACAATCAGTTCGCACAATCATGCGCCGAATTCCAATCGTTTACGAAAATGAACAACTCACCAATGTCCTTGCTGAGATGATGAAAAAACAAGTGCCAATTGTCGTTGTCCAAGACGAATACGGTGGTACTTCTGGGATCATTACTGATAAGGATATTTATGAAGAATTATTCGGAACAGTTGGCGAAGAAATTGATCATGCTACCTCTGATATGATTGAAAGGAAGGATCCTGATAGCAAGGGTAATCCTACCTTCGAAGTTTCAGGTAAGATGCCACTAGATGATTTTGAACGTTACTTTGATACAAACATCGAGCAATTTGACAACTCTGAAGTAACAACCTTAACTGGGTTTTTCCTTGAACGGCAGTATGACTTAAAAGTTGGCCAACCAATTAGAGTCGATAATTTCTCATTCACACCTCTTGATTTGAAGAATGCCTATGTTAATAAATTCAAGGTAGTTTACATTAAGCCTAGAAAGAAGAAGCCATTAGCTGATGAGGATCAAAGCAAAGAAAAATAGATGAACAGCGATTTAGAAATAACCCCCGCTGAATGGCAAGTTATGCGGGTAGTTTGGAGTTTAAGACAAACAACCAGTAGTCAAATCATTGAAATCTTGCAACAAAAAGTTGAATGGAAACCAGCCACAATAAAAACACTATTACGACGCTTAGTTGACAAAGAAGCTCTATCGGCAACGCGCCGAGGTCGTGGCTTCATTTATGAGCCGTTAGTTCCTGAACAGCAAACAATGGACCAAGCGGCGGACAAACTATTTAATAATATTTGTGAACGACACGTTGGAAGCACCCTTGAACATGTGATCAATAATGTAACACTTAGCAAGGATGATATTGCTAAGTTACAAGAATTATTGGCAAGCAAAGCAACTAATTCACCGGACCACGTCAAATGTAACTGCATTCCTGATATGCAGATGAACTGCTAAATGGAAAATCAACGAATTCGCCATGCATTAATAATCATGGTTTTTGGTACATTTTTCGGTCTTCTTTGTTCAACCTTAATGAACATTGCATTGCCAACTTTTATGAATGTTTTTCATATCAGTGAAGCGCAGGTCCAATGGGTAACAAATGGATACATGCTTGTAAATGCCCTGATGATTCCCGTCAGTTCATTTTTAATAAAGAGATTTCCATTTAAAAACCTTTTCATTGTCTTTTCTGGGATTTTCCTTATCGGGACGATTGTAGGAGCAGCAGCTTGGAACTTTAATTTAATTGTGATTGCCCGAATGATTCAAGCGCTTGGAGCGGGAATGATGATGCCCTTAGTAAATGTACTAGCAATTCGTTATGCTAAGCCAGGGAAAAAGGGCCAAATTATGGGAATTATTGGACTGGCATTCAATTGTGCACCAATCCTGGGGCCAGCTATTTCCGGCTTCTTGCTACACTTCTTTTCCTGGCGGTACTTATTTCTGTTAATTATTCCCTTTGCCGTTGCAACATTACTCTTATCATTTTTCTTCTTACCGTCAATCGCGCACAATGAGCATCCGCAATTTAATACCCTAGCATTAATCTTAATTACTGCTGGCTTATGGTCGCTATTAATGGGCCTTTCAAATGTTTCTAATAACCCGCTTATGTCGTTCAATGTTGCTGGTTATGTTTTAATCGGTTTATTATTCCTATTTTCCTTTTTCCTCAACCAACGGCACAGTAATAAGCAATTAATTAACTTTGGAATTTTTACTCATAAGCAGTTTGTTCTTGCTACTATTATTAATATGTTAATTACGGCAACTATGTACGGTAATGCTATTTTAATTCCATTACTGGTTCAGATTGTTCTGGGCAAAAGTACAGTTGTTTCTGCTATTGCAGTCTTGCCAGGGGCGATTTTAACCGGATTACTTTCAACCACCAGTGGTCACTTTTATGATATCTACCCAATTAAAATACTTGTCGGTGCTGGGCTAATAATTGATATTCTCGGTACAATCGGACAAGCAGCAATTGGAGCACGAAGTTCAGTAATTATGATTACCCTGTTTCAAACCGTTCGTCAATTTGGTTTGGTAACAATGTTAATCCCCTTGCAAACACAAGCCCTTTCCCTCTTGCCAAATGAGATTGTTCCAGATGCGGTTGCTACTTTTAATACTTTACGTCAAATTGCCGCCTCATTCGGGACAGCATTAATCGTTGCAATTGTTGGAATTGTTAACCATCTTGTACATAACCCCTCATCACATCTGGGGATTCAAGCTGGATTTATTTTATGTTTATGCTTACTATTAACTTCTCTTTATTTAAGTACGAAACTCTACCATAAAATCTCTTCGCAAGTGAAGTTAGAAAACAGTTAAATGGAAAGCTGGCTCTTTTTAGCTTTAGTATTATTAATCGCAATTTTCGGTCATAATTCATCTTTGATTATTGCAAGCATCGTTGTAATAGTTTTGAAGTTAATTCCTTACACTGCCAAATGGCTCCCGTTAATTCAACAAAAGGGGATTAATTGGGGCGTAACAGTAATCTCTGTGGCTATTTTAATTCCGATTGCTACCGGGCAGATAGGGTTTGATGATTTATGGGCAGCATTTAAAACTCCTGCTGGCTGGATTGCAGTTGGTGCCGGAATAGCTGTTGCAATTTTATCGAAATATGGCGTTAATCAATTAGCTGCCGTACCCCAGGTTACAGTTGCCTTAGTACTAGGAACAATTATCGGCGTGGTTGTCTTTAAAGGAATTGCAGCCGGACCGGTAATCGCTAGTGGGATGACTTATTGTATCGTCACTTTATTAAATTTGCATTTTTAGATGGCTAAGAATAAACATGAAGTGAAAAATGACCTTTTTGGTTTTGGCGATATGAACGTTGCATTTGCAAAATACTTTGTTGGTACGAGTTATCTTAACGGGCTAGTATCACCTGATGATAATATTGATGTAAATATTTCCAACGTTAATTTTGAACCTGGTTGCCGTAATAACTGAAATAAGTTAGTGTAAGATTTTCATAGGTTGGATGAATAATTCATCTGGTCGTGGAAATCTTTTTTGTAGACCAATTTACTTATTTACAAAAAAAGAAAAGACCAGTAGCCTTTAGTGTGTCGAATACTAAGCACCACATTTTATAGATATATACTAAATATATCATAGAACAAAAGAAAAAGCACTAACGTACTTTAAGAGAGCGATTCATCCCCTACTTATAGAAGTGGGGGTATTCTCGCAAATTTATGGATAAATATGCATTCACTATTTTTACTACAGTTGATTCAGACAGTCTTAGTAGCAATCCAATTAGTAATGATCTTCTCAGCTAATAGAATTAAGCGAGAATGGTTAACCGTTAGCCAGCTGTGCATCGCGGTCGTAATCTTAGCCGACTTATTTTCAGAATTGATCTTCTTTAGTTATACAAGTGTCCTTACTGGTTGTGTATTATTCCTTCAATTATTCTTGCTCCCAATGTTTTGGAAACAGCTAAAGGCATTTGAATAAATGACTAAGAAAACGCATTTAGCCCGTGAAATGGGTGCTCGTCATATCCAGATGATTGCGCTTGGTGGAGTGATCGGGACCGGCCTATTTCTGAGTTCTGGTTACACGATTCATCAGGCTGGGCCGTTGGGAACCGTTATTGCTTATTTGCTTGGCGCCTTAATCGTTTATGCTGTCATGTTATGTTTAGGTGAGCTGAGTGTTGCGATGCCGTATACGGGGGCTTTTCATGTTTACTCCAAAAATCTGATTGGGCCGGCCACTGGATTTACCGTTGCAATCCTTTATTGGTTGACTTGGACGATTGCGATGGGCTCCGAATTTACCGCAGCTGGCCTCATTATGAAGCGCTGGTTTCCCCAGATTCCGGTTTGGTGGTGGAGCTTGTTATTTATCATTATTATCCTCTTATCTAACATTTTTACTGTCAAGGCATTTGCAGAAAGTGAATTTTGGTTTGCGGTGATTAAAGTGGTTGCGATCTGCGCGTTTATTTTGTTGGGGACTTTAGCAGTAATTGGTCTTATCCCGATTCAAGGTTACCATCATGCACCTTTGCTGAACAACTTTACTAAGGACGGCCTATTCCCGGGTGGATTTAGCGGCTTATTTATGACGATGTTAACGGTAAACTTTGCTTTCTCTGGGACTGAATTAATCGCCATCACCGCGGGAGAAACTAAGCATCCTGAAAAGACCCTCCCTAAGGCAATTCATACTACTTTATGGCGGTTAGTGATTTTCTTTGTCGGGAGCATGATCGTTATGGCCTCTTTGATTCCTTATCAAAAGGCGGGGGTAACGCAAAGTCCATTTGTCTACGTTTTTAGCCAACTTGGAATTCCATATGCTGCCGACTTAATGAATTTTGTCGTCCTCACCGCGATTATCTCTGCCGCTAATTCTGGCCTATACGCATCAACCCGGATGTTATGGTCATTAGCTAATGAAGGAACGATTCCGGCTGCCATTGCTAAAACTAATAGACGCGGGATTCCGGTTTTCGCCTTGCTCTTAAGTATGCTTGGTGGGGTGTTAGCTTTGCTTTCCAGCATCTATGCGGCTGGGACGGTCTATTTAGTCTTAGTTTCTGTTTCTGGATTGGCGGTTGTCTTTGTATGGATTGCGATTTCCTTATGTGAGCTCATTTTTCGTCGGCACTTTTTAGCGGCTGGTCATCAGTTAAGTGAGTTAAAGTATCGCACGCCATGGTATCCGATTGTTCCATGGTTTGCATTTATTGCTAGCAGCCTTTCTTGCATCTTAATTTGGTTTGATCCCCAACAACGAATTGCCTTGTATTGTACGATTCCGTTTGTAATTGCTTGTTATGCTGCTTATTATTTACAGACCTTGTGGCGCAAGTATATTACGAAAAAAAAGGTTTCAGCAGTTGTTAAATAGATGACAAAGATTACTGCAGAATTAACTAAGCCATTACTAATTGATGGCGCAATGTCAACGGCTTTGGAACAATTAGGGGCTGATACCAATAACTCATTATGGACGGCGAGTGTTTTAGCTAACCAGCCAGCATTAGTTAAAAAAGTTCACCAGGAATATTTTAAGGCGGGTGCCCGGTTAGCGATTACTGATACCTACCAGGCAAATGTTCCGGCATTCATCAAGAATGGTTATTCAAAACAAGAGGCTCATTCATTGATCCAGCGGGCAGTCTCCTTGGCTAAAGAAGCGCGTGATGAATACCAGCAGGAAACCGGTATTTATAACTATGTGGCGGGAGCGCTTGGTCCTTATGGCGCTTATCTTGCCAACGGAAGTGAATATAGTGGTGATTACCACCTCAGTACAACCGAATATCAACAATTTCATCGGCCACGATTAACTGATATTTTAACGGTTGGTGTCGATGTGATTGCAATTGAAACTCAGCCACGCTTAGATGAAGTGTTAGCAGAATTGGACCTTGTCAAAGAACTGGCTCCGGATACTTTATGCTATGTCAGTTTTTCCTTAAAAGATTCCACACATTTACCAGATGGGACACCGTTAGCAGTTGCTGCCTGTACCGTTGCGAAGTATCCAAATGTTTTTGCGGTTGGCGTAAATTGTATTCCATTAGAAGAGGTAACAGCCGCCATTGAGACAATCCATCAGGCAACTGATAAACCGGTTATTGCTTATCCTAATTCAAGTGCGACTTATGATCCGACAACAAAAACGTGGAGCTATCCCCATGGACGTCGTGGTTTAGTTGATTACTTACCACAATGGCTCGCGGCTGGATTGACAATTGTTGGGGGATGCTGTACTACTACGCCGCATGATATTGCCGCTTTGCATGAGTACTTGGAAGGAGGCGCCCATCATGACTAAATGAAGAAATACTGGAAATGGCTAGTGTTAATATTAGTAACTATTGTTGTAATTGTTGCAGGGATGATATTCTATCGTCGTGATAGTAATGGTAAACCGTTTAAGGCAAGTTTAAATCATTCGAAAGTTATGATGACTCCAGATTGGTATGCTAAAGTAACTCTTACTGCTAATAAAAGAACTACATATGAAGTTAAGAACAGCAAAAATAAGGTAATCCAAGGGAAATCAGAGACTAAAAATGGAAAAGCTGAAATAAGATTAAATGATACGGGTAATTACACCGTTATTGCTAAAAGTGATAATGGTCATGTAAGCAAGAAGTTACCTGTGAAAGTTAATCATTATAAAGCAGCACCAAATAAATGGACAAGCTCAGTGGGACCGCTTCGGTTTAAGATTACTAGCGTTGAATATCAAAAGATGAAAAAGAGTGAAGCAAATAAACCAGATAATAGTGGTATTGATGAAGCATACAAAGAATTAAACCATCATTACTATCAAGTTAAAGTAAATTATATTGTAAAGAATAGTAGTAAAAAAGCAGTTAACCCTCAATATACTATTTGGATGCCAGAAGATGATAATGGACAAGAATTTTCGACAGAAACTCCAAGTCCTGATGGTGGTGCTGTTGATACTATTATTGGTACAGAAGCAATTAATCCAGGCAATAGTCGTAGCGGAAGTGTAACAATGTTATCCAATCATAAATTTACTGTTAAGCATTTTAAATTTAGTATTGAAGAAGTTCTTGGAAATGAAGGCAACCATATTGCTAAAGGTGGAGTAGCAGAATTAAAGTAATTGGTTACTAAAATAAAACCCTCCCACCTATCGATTTCGCGTTATAATGATGATTTGAAAGCTGAACAGGCCAAATTAGCTACTGCTCAAAAGACTTTGGACGATGCTAATACTGCTTTAGCTAAGGCTAATGATAAATTAAATGCTAAAAAACAGATTGTTGGCAATGCACAGACTATGCTTAAGGCTGATAATGATAAGTTAGGTCAATTGCAAACTACGCTTAGTGATTTACAAAATGCTCCAGAAAAACTTGCTACAGCTAAACAAGCCGTTGTCGATGCACAAGCAAAGCTAACTACTGCGCAAAATGAATTAACTACTGCTACTAATGAGCTTAATGAATTGAAGCAAGCTGCCATTACTGCTCAAGCAAATGTTGATGAAGCTAATCAAAAGCTTGCCATCGCTACTAAGAACCAGCAAAAGGCTCAACAAGCACTTACCCAAGCTAAGGATGAATTAGCAGCCTTACAGCAAAAAGAAGCATTAGCTAAACAAGTTGCTGAACAACAAGCTAAGTTAGCTGCTCAAAATAAGGCTAAGGGCAACGGCTACCATGTTGCGAATAACCAAGTCGTTGATTCTCAAGGTAATGCTGTTCAGGATTGGGCTGTTAAGAATGGTCAAATGCTTGATCCTAACGGTGCTGTGATTGAACAGGCTACTCCAAAGACGGTAAACGTTGCTGTAAGTGGTACCAAGGGCGAAACTGCTAGTAACGCTGTGGTTCTCAAGACAGGATCACGTTCTGCTGTACAAACTCAAGTAGCAAATGAGAATGCTCAATTACCACAAACTGGTAATGCTGATTCTGTTCTTGCACTCGCTTTTGGTAGTTTATTAGCAATGTTTGGAATTGGTGCTCTTCGGAAGCGGGAGTATTAGATGAGTAACAGTTTGAAAGGTCAGTTTGTTAAGGTTCCAGCGGTAAAAATCAATGAACTTGTGAATAATGTTGTTAATGTTGACCCTAAAAAAGCTATGAATGAACTACTTGAAGATCCTAAACTGGTTAAGACATTAAAGAAATTATCATTGGTTTAAATGCTTGGACAAGTGGATAATGGTTTCTTTGGATATACACCTTATCCCACAATATTGCATAAAGCTACATATTTTTGGTATACAATTTCAACTAAGCAAATGTTTAATAATGGCAATAAGAGAACAGCACTATTAACATCATTATTGTATTTAAAAATTAACGGTTTTTCTTTTGACATTTTGGATGAAGTTAAGTTATATAATATTTCGATTCAAGTAGCCAATAAACAATTCTCCTATAATCAGCTTTATCAATATATTCTTAGACATAGTTACATTGATTTTGAATTTTCTAAAAGAATTCTTTCAGATAAAAAAGCTTGAATGATTCAATTAGTAGAGTTGGTTACCGTTGATAATGAAAATTTAGCCTACCATTATGCTTCAGATGATATTGATGCTGTGTTTAATTACGAGAAGAAGTTTAATGACTTAACTAAGGATATTCCGCTTTCATTCAGTTCTCATATTTTGGCTACGGAAGATTCTACATTTGATTCTTTATGTGAAAAGGATCCGTACTTTAAGCAATTCAGAAATTATTCTGACTTAACGAGTTTCGTTAAGAAAACACAAGAAAAAAGTCAACTTACGGAAAGAACATTACTAACCGATGATGATATAAAGAATTATCATTATCTAGAACATAATTATGAGTGAGTGAATGCTGTTGACACGTTAAACAGAGTCATTCCACTTATCAATCAACTTTATTTGGATTATAATAAATATTATTTTAGTGGAAATCCGAAGATATACAGAATGAATAAGCTATCATGTACAGATACATTAAATGCAGGTATGCTTTAAATCGCGGTTTGTAAAATTAAGTTAGAAAAATAAAAAGCCATTTGTGGTAGACTTTTGAATACCCATACATCAAAAGAAAGGACACCACAAATGACCTACTATCATCTTACCATAGACGAACTAACGATGATCGCTAATTTTCGTGACCAAGGAGTAAAAGCCTACCGGGCCGCCAAACTTTTGCACCGGAGCTTAGAAACCGTCTACCGAGTTTATCGCTTTCTGGCATGACCTACTATCATCTTACCATAGACGAACTAACGATGATCGCTAATTTTCGTGACCAAGGAGTAAAAGCCTACCGGGCCGCCAAACTTTTGCACCGGAGCTTAGAAACCGTCTACCGAGTTTATCGCTTTCTGCCGCAAGGAGATTACCAAAGGTGAAGCTATAAATAACTATAGTAGTGCTCAGATCATAGCGACTAATGATTGGATGAATCACTATCCACGAGCTATGTTTAATGGACATTCGTCAATGGATATCTATTGTAAGGCCTTCTACCAAGAGATATCACAGCTCCATCAACCAATAATCAATTGGTCAGTATTATTTATTTGAGTCCAGTGGCTAACTTATTCTTGAAATTTAGGCGCAAGGAGATTACCAAAGGTGAAGCTATAAATAACTATAGTAGTGCTCAGATCATAGCGACTAATGATTGGATGAATCACTATCCACGAGCTATGTTTAATGGACATTCGTCAATGGATATCTATTGTAAGGCCTTCTACCAAGAGATATCACAGCTCCATCAACCAATAATCAATTGGTCAGTATTATTTATTTGAATGACCAAACAAGTTTTTGCCCTTTCTGGGGATTATGGCTACATTAACCAAATTGAAACAACCGCAAAATCCATTCTCTACCACAATTCGGGTGCTGAAATTTACGTTATCAATAAGGATATTCCCCAAGAGTGGTTTAGTAACATTAATAATAGGATTTCATCCATCAATAGTAAAATACATAACCTTAAAATTGATGAAAATATGTTAGCTGACGAACACGTTTCCCAGCCACAAATTAATGAAATGTCGTATGGACGCATCATGATTCCGGACCTCATCAAGGCTGACCGCGTCTTGTATTTGGATAGTGACATTGTAGTTGATCAGAATTTAGACGAACTATTCACGATGGATCTTGGTAATCATCCGATTGCTGCCATTCCCGATTTACTGTATGACAATAACTTCAATTCTGGCGTGCTCCTTTTTAATATGCCAAAATTAAAGGAAACACCAGATATCGTTTCGCAAATGTTAGCAGCTGGCAATAACGACCAGCTGATTGAAGGTGATCAATCTGTCCTGAATTTTTTCTTTGCCGATACATACCTTCATTTGCCGTTGAAGTATAACCTAGCAATCGGATAT
The genomic region above belongs to Limosilactobacillus reuteri and contains:
- a CDS encoding hemolysin family protein, with amino-acid sequence MNGLWDSYWFKLIIIILILLLAALFTLLEYSVVKVRPSELKELRQTRKVKRAEHMVANLNEYLSTAQVGVTMTSLVLGWLGDEFITDLLLKINIIPHDVLQAIAPVIGVLIFTFFHAVFTDLVPKNMAIDRPVPILLSIVHPVQFFHTVFYPFVWLFAVVAAAITKMLGYNVQPEEDTYSQNEIMTLSQQSEKAGEMDKEDVIFMQRAFEMNDKVAEDIMIDRTQLAVIDITASIEDAAKLYFEKKFTRFPVVANNDKDHILGYIFAYDIMRQNQINPQQSVRTIMRRIPIVYENEQLTNVLAEMMKKQVPIVVVQDEYGGTSGIITDKDIYEELFGTVGEEIDHATSDMIERKDPDSKGNPTFEVSGKMPLDDFERYFDTNIEQFDNSEVTTLTGFFLERQYDLKVGQPIRVDNFSFTPLDLKNAYVNKFKVVYIKPRKKKPLADEDQSKEK
- a CDS encoding CopY/TcrY family copper transport repressor, with the protein product MNSDLEITPAEWQVMRVVWSLRQTTSSQIIEILQQKVEWKPATIKTLLRRLVDKEALSATRRGRGFIYEPLVPEQQTMDQAADKLFNNICERHVGSTLEHVINNVTLSKDDIAKLQELLASKATNSPDHVKCNCIPDMQMNC
- a CDS encoding DHA2 family efflux MFS transporter permease subunit, which gives rise to MENQRIRHALIIMVFGTFFGLLCSTLMNIALPTFMNVFHISEAQVQWVTNGYMLVNALMIPVSSFLIKRFPFKNLFIVFSGIFLIGTIVGAAAWNFNLIVIARMIQALGAGMMMPLVNVLAIRYAKPGKKGQIMGIIGLAFNCAPILGPAISGFLLHFFSWRYLFLLIIPFAVATLLLSFFFLPSIAHNEHPQFNTLALILITAGLWSLLMGLSNVSNNPLMSFNVAGYVLIGLLFLFSFFLNQRHSNKQLINFGIFTHKQFVLATIINMLITATMYGNAILIPLLVQIVLGKSTVVSAIAVLPGAILTGLLSTTSGHFYDIYPIKILVGAGLIIDILGTIGQAAIGARSSVIMITLFQTVRQFGLVTMLIPLQTQALSLLPNEIVPDAVATFNTLRQIAASFGTALIVAIVGIVNHLVHNPSSHLGIQAGFILCLCLLLTSLYLSTKLYHKISSQVKLENS
- a CDS encoding DUF441 domain-containing protein, producing the protein MESWLFLALVLLIAIFGHNSSLIIASIVVIVLKLIPYTAKWLPLIQQKGINWGVTVISVAILIPIATGQIGFDDLWAAFKTPAGWIAVGAGIAVAILSKYGVNQLAAVPQVTVALVLGTIIGVVVFKGIAAGPVIASGMTYCIVTLLNLHF
- a CDS encoding amino acid permease, with protein sequence MTKKTHLAREMGARHIQMIALGGVIGTGLFLSSGYTIHQAGPLGTVIAYLLGALIVYAVMLCLGELSVAMPYTGAFHVYSKNLIGPATGFTVAILYWLTWTIAMGSEFTAAGLIMKRWFPQIPVWWWSLLFIIIILLSNIFTVKAFAESEFWFAVIKVVAICAFILLGTLAVIGLIPIQGYHHAPLLNNFTKDGLFPGGFSGLFMTMLTVNFAFSGTELIAITAGETKHPEKTLPKAIHTTLWRLVIFFVGSMIVMASLIPYQKAGVTQSPFVYVFSQLGIPYAADLMNFVVLTAIISAANSGLYASTRMLWSLANEGTIPAAIAKTNRRGIPVFALLLSMLGGVLALLSSIYAAGTVYLVLVSVSGLAVVFVWIAISLCELIFRRHFLAAGHQLSELKYRTPWYPIVPWFAFIASSLSCILIWFDPQQRIALYCTIPFVIACYAAYYLQTLWRKYITKKKVSAVVK
- the mmuM gene encoding homocysteine S-methyltransferase; this encodes MTKITAELTKPLLIDGAMSTALEQLGADTNNSLWTASVLANQPALVKKVHQEYFKAGARLAITDTYQANVPAFIKNGYSKQEAHSLIQRAVSLAKEARDEYQQETGIYNYVAGALGPYGAYLANGSEYSGDYHLSTTEYQQFHRPRLTDILTVGVDVIAIETQPRLDEVLAELDLVKELAPDTLCYVSFSLKDSTHLPDGTPLAVAACTVAKYPNVFAVGVNCIPLEEVTAAIETIHQATDKPVIAYPNSSATYDPTTKTWSYPHGRRGLVDYLPQWLAAGLTIVGGCCTTTPHDIAALHEYLEGGAHHD
- a CDS encoding DUF4352 domain-containing protein, whose amino-acid sequence is MKKYWKWLVLILVTIVVIVAGMIFYRRDSNGKPFKASLNHSKVMMTPDWYAKVTLTANKRTTYEVKNSKNKVIQGKSETKNGKAEIRLNDTGNYTVIAKSDNGHVSKKLPVKVNHYKAAPNKWTSSVGPLRFKITSVEYQKMKKSEANKPDNSGIDEAYKELNHHYYQVKVNYIVKNSSKKAVNPQYTIWMPEDDNGQEFSTETPSPDGGAVDTIIGTEAINPGNSRSGSVTMLSNHKFTVKHFKFSIEEVLGNEGNHIAKGGVAELK
- a CDS encoding LPXTG cell wall anchor domain-containing protein, producing MVTKIKPSHLSISRYNDDLKAEQAKLATAQKTLDDANTALAKANDKLNAKKQIVGNAQTMLKADNDKLGQLQTTLSDLQNAPEKLATAKQAVVDAQAKLTTAQNELTTATNELNELKQAAITAQANVDEANQKLAIATKNQQKAQQALTQAKDELAALQQKEALAKQVAEQQAKLAAQNKAKGNGYHVANNQVVDSQGNAVQDWAVKNGQMLDPNGAVIEQATPKTVNVAVSGTKGETASNAVVLKTGSRSAVQTQVANENAQLPQTGNADSVLALAFGSLLAMFGIGALRKREY
- a CDS encoding Fic family protein, translating into MLGQVDNGFFGYTPYPTILHKATYFWYTISTKQMFNNGNKRTALLTSLLYLKINGFSFDILDEVKLYNISIQVANKQFSYNQLYQYILRHSYIDFEFSKRILSDKKA